AAGATTTGCTAGGATTTAATCGACGCATATCAGGATGCACTCATCATTCAGACAAGAATCAGGATAAGAAAATGATAGTTGAAAAGTCTGTGCCGAAAACAGGTCGTCAACAGAGTCGCCTCGAAATGCGCATTTCGAAAATAATAATCGGTTCGTCAGCCGTTAAAAGCTCGTTCACATTCGCAGGTCATTGAGTTCGCTCAGTGGCTCTAGGCCTTGTTTTCGCTGGTGGTGGCGTTGGAGGCGGTGGACTTGCTGTCCTGGTCATCGCCAGCATCCGTCGCGCACTGGAGCCAGGGCAGCTTCTGGTACAGGGCTGCCTTGTACTTGGGGTGGCTGATAGCGTACACGATTGGGTTGTAGACGGTGTTGGCCTTGGCGAAGACAGAACcccagatggagaagagaggagtgacgACAGACTTGTCGATGAGGCCTGCCATGTTGATAACCAGGTACGGGGTCCAGGCCATGAACCACAACGACACGGTCACCAGTGCCACCTTTGCCAGCTTACAGTCCGCAGACTTCTTCTGTGCGTCTTGGTCTCCGCGCAGGGACTTCACTCCCATTTTCTTGGCCTGCTCCTTCATGGCTTTCTCGTGGGCAGCGACAGCAGCCACAATGTACCAGTAGCAGTACACAATCATCAAAAGTGGGACGAGCCAGACCCAAACGGAGTAAGCATACAGGTAGCTGACAGTAAGGACATCTTCAGAGAGGTAGTCAGTGCCGCATGCAGTCATATTACCCTCTGGGATATAGCGGCCCCAGCCAAAGAAGGGGACGAAGGTCCAAACGGCGGAGGTAAGCCACACAATAACGATCTGCACCAATGCATTGCCAGTTGTAAGAGGTTTTGCACCAATACCCTGTAAAAAGTGACAGAAAGTAAGAAGtgagataaatacatgaataaatgtaaatTATTAATCCAGCTGTCTAACtgt
This portion of the Penaeus vannamei isolate JL-2024 chromosome 11, ASM4276789v1, whole genome shotgun sequence genome encodes:
- the LOC113829196 gene encoding rhodopsin, whose amino-acid sequence is MSNLPHAEALFGASHGSSVPGQTYTNPYGNYTVVDTVTEDMLDLVHPHWYGFPPMNEMWYGLVAFFLSCMAMLAISGNFIVLYVFCCTKTLRSPSNYFVVNLALSDFILMFCMCPPLVINSYYHTWIFGPFWCQVYGAIGSLTGCTSIFTMVCISFDRYNVIVKGIGAKPLTTGNALVQIVIVWLTSAVWTFVPFFGWGRYIPEGNMTACGTDYLSEDVLTVSYLYAYSVWVWLVPLLMIVYCYWYIVAAVAAHEKAMKEQAKKMGVKSLRGDQDAQKKSADCKLAKVALVTVSLWFMAWTPYLVINMAGLIDKSVVTPLFSIWGSVFAKANTVYNPIVYAISHPKYKAALYQKLPWLQCATDAGDDQDSKSTASNATTSENKA